GAAGTGACGGATGTAGGTGTCGAACATGTTGTGTGCttgcatgtgtatgtgtgtgtgtgtgtgtgtgtgtgtgtgtgtgtgtgtgtgtgtgtgtgtgtgtgtgtgtgtgtgtgtgtgtgtgtgtgtgtgtgtgtgtgatctcacCTATACAAGTAGATGAAGAAGCAGAGCAGGTGGTACCCCAGTTTGATCATGGCCTCCTTCATGTGGGACTTGAGCTGCCCTCGGTTGTGGATCTCGGTGGGGTCAAACACGCCCATGTTGCCCATGGGAACCTTCACGTACCTGCGTGTCATATACATGTATTCAAATATATGCAACACTCAGACTTCatgtatataatataaatatctCTACAGGAACTATGTCTGCTGGAAAAAGACTTTCTCAAACTGAACTGTGACAAAACTGAAACGGTCATCCTCGGCCCAAACTCACTGACCTGGTCCACTCAGGTCTTTAACCTTGGCATCGTCCTTGACCCCACCCTCCCCTTCCTCACAAAAACGGACTTCTTCCACCTAAAGCACATTGCCTATATCGATCCTCCCCCTTCTTCACTACCGATACAACTGATTCATGCATTCTCTACATCTAGACTTGATTACTGCAACAGCGTTCTCTTTGATTCACCTGCTGAGAAAACTTCTAAAAATGTCAATATGTCCAAAACTCGACCTCTGATAACATCATCTCCATTGTCTTTATTGTCTCACTACATATTGTCATTCTACCCAACCGTACAGACAGATGACAATGCAGATAATAATtgtaagcgtctttgagcattaggcaaagcgctttacaaatcccatgtattattattattattataataataatagtctGAGCGTACCTATAAATGTTCCAGGCTGCTACAGGCAGGTTGAGCAGGAAGACGAACCAGTGCATGGAGACCAGCATCAGCATGGTGGAGAGGCACTGGCCCACCATCTCTGGAATGACCCACTGGAGACACAACATGTCAAACGTACAAACATCAAAATCATACATCAGCATTTCATCAACATAAATAAAATGGCACTACAAACAAAATAcatcataaaataaaaaagaaccATCGAAAGTGACTCACTTTGTTCAGCTTGGAGCAGCAGGCTCTGGCGTTGATGTAGTCACATTCTAGATCAGACAGGGTGATGATCTGAGCTGTCAGTCAAGGGGCCTCCAGCTGTCAATCACAACCTTATAGTGCTGCATGCTAACGCTCTCTTTCCCTGCTTCCATCGGCTCCATTTAACGGGACAATAAAGACACAGTGCAGCTCCTTCAGTTACAGGCTGCTTCacgacgaagccggttcaacctaacctggatatgtttgagttagccggttggcctaatccaaaacatacgcgctctcgctaaacggtcaagtggatcgctcaagccagccgtgtcctatctagttaggtgcgcgttcacatgaaaggggtggtatctggagcattcgaccaatcacaaacatggagaagcgtactgacagcgcagcgtcatacttcctgaatgaaaggtcaaatataatattagacaaatatgaagactttaaacatccatgacttaaacacttgatcaggatcaaagccacagagctgcacctgcaaggtgaatacagctgggaacagaacaagtatttgaatgcgtacattaacaggtttatgatatcactgccccgtctaaaacacgatctgactttaattacatttgactcgagtgtttcgtcaacttaatgtgttgcttaaaataatacttcagcATCcagtatgaatgataatgggacacatcgaagTCTGCAgtcagtgccgcggactgtacttaatgtactctgatccggttacttatgttgtggcagatatttaagtaagctttcttaacgctaatgttataatagtcagattgctctgaagatggaggtgatattctattcatgttcacgttcacacagtcggtgattttggccggccgtctttcctgcaacggcagtttaaacttcgtagtacaggggccgaatgctccagataccacccattGTATGTGAacacgcacctaactagataggacacggctggcttgagcgaacgACTTGAta
This genomic window from Pseudochaenichthys georgianus chromosome 16, fPseGeo1.2, whole genome shotgun sequence contains:
- the cnih4 gene encoding protein cornichon homolog 4; this encodes MEAAVFILSLVDCCALIFLSVYFIITLSDLECDYINARACCSKLNKWVIPEMVGQCLSTMLMLVSMHWFVFLLNLPVAAWNIYRYVKVPMGNMGVFDPTEIHNRGQLKSHMKEAMIKLGYHLLCFFIYLYSMILALIND